Proteins encoded in a region of the Corynebacterium breve genome:
- a CDS encoding phytoene/squalene synthase family protein, with protein MSAHNDFLARYDAMSVRAAHQVILHYSTSFSLASRLLSRRVRTDIHNLYAMVRIADEIVDGAAARDAAPSLLDDYQAQVLAAPAVRFHTDPVLHAYAITARRCQFPDEHIKAFFSSMRRDLHQTTYTEGELDEYVYGSAEVIGLLCLAVFLVDEPVTATQRAEMEAGACSLGAAFQKINFLRDLQEDSGVLGRAYYPQDFTDDDKHACVAEIRRDLAAARTVMGLLPASARAGVLAATDLFSRLTDQIEDTPAEELTTRRISVPQHIKVAIAAKALATSQRMKK; from the coding sequence ATGAGTGCACACAATGATTTCCTTGCCCGCTACGACGCCATGAGCGTACGAGCAGCGCATCAGGTGATCCTGCACTATTCCACAAGTTTTTCGCTGGCCTCCCGTCTGCTGAGCCGCCGCGTGCGCACCGATATCCACAACCTGTACGCCATGGTGCGCATCGCCGACGAAATAGTTGACGGTGCCGCCGCACGTGATGCTGCACCTTCGCTTCTCGACGACTACCAAGCCCAAGTCCTTGCCGCGCCCGCCGTGCGCTTCCACACGGATCCAGTCCTGCACGCCTACGCCATCACCGCGCGCAGGTGCCAGTTTCCGGATGAGCATATCAAGGCGTTTTTCTCGTCCATGCGCCGTGACCTGCATCAAACCACCTACACCGAGGGTGAACTCGACGAGTACGTCTACGGTTCGGCCGAAGTCATCGGGTTGCTGTGCCTGGCGGTTTTTCTTGTCGACGAGCCCGTCACCGCCACGCAGCGCGCCGAGATGGAGGCAGGTGCGTGTTCTCTAGGCGCGGCGTTTCAGAAGATCAACTTCCTGCGTGATCTGCAAGAAGACTCCGGCGTGCTGGGTAGAGCCTATTACCCACAAGACTTCACCGACGACGACAAGCATGCCTGCGTCGCCGAAATCCGCAGGGACCTGGCTGCGGCGCGCACAGTCATGGGGCTGCTGCCAGCGTCGGCACGCGCGGGAGTACTCGCAGCTACCGACCTTTTTTCGCGACTTACAGATCAAATCGAGGACACGCCCGCCGAAGAGCTCACCACGCGCAGGATCAGCGTTCCGCAACACATCAAGGTCGCGATCGCCGCCAAAGCTTTAGCAACATCGCAAAGGATGAAGAAGTGA